A stretch of the Candidatus Polarisedimenticolaceae bacterium genome encodes the following:
- a CDS encoding ABC transporter ATP-binding protein → MDAPISVREVHKSFRGHLGIGATVAVAGLSFEVRPGEIFGLLGPNGAGKTTTLKMLIGLLRPDAGEVRLFGGSPSSANARRRLGFLPEQPYFYDYLTAEEFLRFYARLQGVPSAERDGRVRRALDRVGLGDRGATPLRKCSKGMLQRVGLAQAIQHDPDLVILDEPMSGLDPIGRREVRDLILSLRAAGRTVLFSSHILSDAELLCDRVAIVFRGRARAVGRLDELVPPDARWYEVEIDGDVPDLAGAERVAASGRESLVRVDDARDLPRVLAAVEAAGAKVVSVFPRRRTLEDLFLEEIGRARAEEAGS, encoded by the coding sequence ATGGATGCCCCGATCTCCGTCCGCGAAGTCCACAAGAGCTTTCGCGGCCACCTCGGGATCGGCGCCACCGTCGCGGTCGCCGGTCTGAGCTTCGAGGTCCGGCCGGGGGAGATCTTCGGACTGCTCGGCCCCAACGGCGCGGGGAAGACCACGACCCTCAAGATGCTGATCGGATTGCTGCGTCCCGACGCCGGGGAGGTGCGCCTGTTCGGCGGGTCGCCGAGCTCGGCGAACGCCCGCCGCCGGCTCGGGTTCCTTCCGGAGCAGCCGTATTTCTACGACTACCTCACCGCCGAGGAGTTCCTGCGTTTCTACGCCCGGCTCCAGGGCGTCCCGTCGGCGGAACGGGACGGTCGGGTGCGCCGCGCGCTCGATCGGGTGGGCTTGGGCGACCGAGGCGCGACGCCGCTCCGGAAGTGCTCGAAGGGGATGCTCCAGAGGGTCGGCCTGGCGCAGGCGATCCAGCACGACCCCGACCTCGTCATCCTCGACGAGCCGATGTCCGGCCTCGACCCGATCGGCCGTCGCGAGGTGCGCGATCTGATCCTCTCCCTGCGCGCCGCCGGGAGGACCGTGCTCTTCTCGAGCCACATCCTCTCCGACGCCGAGCTGCTGTGCGACCGGGTGGCGATCGTCTTCCGGGGACGCGCGCGCGCGGTGGGGCGCCTGGACGAGCTCGTCCCTCCCGACGCCCGGTGGTACGAGGTCGAGATCGACGGCGACGTTCCCGACCTGGCCGGAGCCGAGCGGGTCGCCGCCTCGGGGAGGGAGTCTCTGGTGCGCGTCGACGACGCGAGGGATCTCCCCCGGGTCCTCGCGGCGGTGGAAGCGGCGGGCGCGAAGGTCGTTTCGGTCTTCCCGCGGCGGCGGACCCTCGAGGACCTCTTCCTGGAGGAGATCGGCCGGGCGCGCGCCGAGGAGGCGGGGTCGTGA
- a CDS encoding glycosyltransferase family 4 protein yields the protein MRERRRVCHLITRLELGGAQQNTLFSTAHHDRARFSVSLWAGRGGILDDEARAILETDLRLLPFLRHPISPVADAIAVVRLAAMLRASRIELLHTHSSKAGIVGRLAAALAGTPAVVHTVHGWSFNDTQAPALRRLYVALERLAARRTHALVFVAEADRARGADLAIGDPARYRLFRSGIDRDRYVAPAGVRDATRRALGYGPDEVVVGSLACLKAQKAPLDFVAAADVAARSDPRLRFFIAGDGELRGEVEREVASRGLEDRFRLLGWRQDVAELLAAMDVFVLTSRFEGLPRAVLQAMAAGVPVVATAVGGTPEVVRDGATGRLVPPGEPRTAAAAILGLAADPELRRRCVAAARARLGEEFDIRRMVAGLDDLYLSLLEKPKTT from the coding sequence ATGCGTGAGCGTCGCCGCGTCTGTCACCTGATCACGCGCCTGGAGCTGGGCGGCGCGCAGCAGAACACCCTGTTCTCGACGGCGCATCACGACCGCGCTCGCTTCTCGGTGTCGCTGTGGGCGGGCCGGGGGGGGATCCTCGACGACGAGGCGCGGGCGATCCTCGAAACCGACTTGCGCCTGCTCCCGTTTCTCAGACACCCGATCTCCCCGGTCGCGGACGCGATCGCGGTCGTCCGCCTCGCGGCGATGCTGCGCGCGTCGCGGATCGAGCTCCTGCACACCCACTCGTCGAAGGCGGGGATCGTCGGCCGCCTCGCCGCGGCTCTGGCGGGAACTCCCGCGGTCGTGCACACGGTGCACGGATGGAGCTTCAACGACACCCAGGCCCCCGCGCTGCGTCGCCTTTACGTGGCGCTCGAGCGCCTGGCCGCGCGCCGCACGCACGCCCTCGTTTTCGTCGCCGAGGCCGACCGCGCCCGCGGCGCGGATCTGGCGATCGGCGATCCGGCGCGTTACCGCCTTTTCCGCAGCGGGATCGACCGCGATCGGTACGTCGCCCCGGCGGGGGTGCGCGACGCCACGCGCCGCGCGCTCGGTTACGGTCCGGACGAGGTGGTGGTCGGCTCCCTCGCGTGCCTGAAGGCGCAGAAGGCGCCGCTCGACTTCGTCGCCGCGGCGGATGTCGCCGCGCGGTCGGACCCGAGGCTGCGATTCTTCATCGCGGGGGACGGGGAGCTCCGTGGCGAGGTCGAGCGGGAGGTCGCCTCGCGCGGGCTCGAGGATCGGTTCCGGCTGCTCGGCTGGCGCCAGGACGTCGCCGAGTTGCTCGCGGCGATGGACGTGTTCGTGTTGACGTCGAGGTTCGAGGGGTTGCCGCGAGCGGTCCTCCAGGCGATGGCGGCGGGGGTCCCCGTCGTGGCGACGGCGGTCGGCGGCACGCCGGAGGTCGTGCGCGACGGCGCGACCGGGCGGCTCGTTCCCCCGGGCGAGCCCCGGACCGCCGCGGCCGCGATCCTGGGGCTTGCCGCCGATCCCGAGTTGCGGAGGCGGTGCGTCGCCGCAGCGCGCGCGCGTCTCGGGGAGGAGTTCGACATCCGTCGGATGGTGGCCGGGTTGGACGACCTCTACCTCAGCCTGCTCGAAAAGCCGAAAACCACCTGA
- the asnB gene encoding asparagine synthase (glutamine-hydrolyzing) has translation MCGIAGIVALDARPVDRAAVARMLDGIVHRGPDAHGLYEGPGIAAGIRRLRVVDLATGDQPIANEDGTVEVVFNGEIYGFTALREELEGRGHRFRTRSDTEVLVHLWEEHGLGMLDRLNGMFAFCLLDRRTGDVLIARDPMGIKPLYLRETPAGLAFASELPPLLALPGPRPSVDAERLLDLFLLQYVPGDATVHAGITTLAPGHLLLRRDGRWDRRRYASPAHGGDAQPGAARRLRELLEDAVRLQKVADVPVGVFLSGGLDSTAVAALLSRETGAVETFSVGFPDPRHDESGHAAAAAAAVGSRHHALRLDAGETAARLPELVRHLGEPLVDPALIPTWLLSKFARERVTVVLTGEGADELFGGYRRYRWQRRYGAGGRLPGARALARWLPRRAAQAVEALSEPDPALSHLAWASTCGPAFARTLFGDDRVDRWRRSTRERFAPYFDGVDRVEGSLRADLATWLPNNLLSKVDRASMAFSLEARVPFLDRRIVDLASRLPLDAKVTSKEGKIVLRRAVADLVPPSVLRRPKRGFDLPLAAWLRGPLAGPASERFASGALERGLGLREGAARRLLDDHRAGRVDAGLPLFSLLSIAIFLDDHA, from the coding sequence CGACGGGATCGTGCATCGGGGGCCCGACGCCCACGGCCTGTACGAAGGACCGGGGATCGCTGCGGGGATCCGCCGGCTGCGCGTCGTCGACCTCGCGACCGGCGACCAGCCGATCGCCAACGAGGACGGCACGGTCGAGGTGGTCTTCAACGGGGAGATCTACGGATTCACCGCGCTTCGCGAGGAGCTCGAGGGGCGCGGGCACCGGTTCCGAACCCGCTCGGACACGGAGGTCCTGGTCCACCTTTGGGAGGAGCACGGCCTCGGGATGCTCGACCGCCTGAACGGGATGTTCGCGTTCTGCCTGCTCGACCGGCGGACCGGGGACGTCCTGATCGCGCGCGACCCGATGGGGATCAAGCCGCTGTACCTGCGCGAGACTCCGGCCGGGCTCGCGTTCGCGTCGGAGCTCCCGCCCCTGCTCGCGCTTCCCGGGCCCCGCCCGAGCGTGGACGCGGAACGATTGCTCGACCTTTTCCTCCTCCAGTACGTCCCCGGCGACGCGACCGTGCACGCGGGGATCACCACGCTCGCGCCGGGGCACCTGCTGCTGCGCCGCGACGGCCGGTGGGATCGGCGCCGGTACGCGTCGCCCGCGCACGGGGGCGATGCGCAGCCCGGCGCCGCGCGGCGCCTCCGGGAGCTGCTCGAGGACGCGGTGCGCCTGCAGAAGGTCGCGGACGTCCCGGTCGGCGTCTTCCTCTCGGGGGGGCTCGACTCGACGGCGGTCGCGGCGCTGCTCTCGCGCGAGACGGGGGCGGTCGAGACCTTCTCGGTCGGCTTCCCCGACCCGCGCCACGACGAGAGCGGACACGCCGCCGCCGCGGCGGCCGCGGTGGGCTCGCGCCACCACGCGCTGCGCCTCGACGCCGGCGAGACGGCGGCGAGGCTTCCGGAGCTCGTCCGCCATCTCGGCGAACCGCTCGTCGATCCCGCGCTGATCCCGACCTGGCTCCTGTCGAAGTTCGCGAGGGAGCGGGTTACCGTGGTGCTGACCGGGGAAGGGGCCGACGAGCTCTTCGGCGGATACCGGCGTTATCGCTGGCAGCGCCGGTACGGAGCCGGCGGCCGGCTCCCCGGCGCGCGCGCGCTCGCGCGCTGGCTCCCCCGGCGCGCCGCGCAGGCGGTCGAGGCCCTCTCGGAGCCCGATCCCGCGTTGTCGCACCTCGCGTGGGCGTCGACCTGCGGCCCCGCGTTCGCGCGGACGTTGTTCGGGGACGACCGCGTCGACCGCTGGCGGAGGTCGACGCGCGAACGCTTCGCCCCGTACTTCGACGGCGTCGATCGGGTCGAGGGGTCGCTGCGGGCCGACCTCGCGACGTGGCTCCCCAACAACCTGCTCTCGAAGGTCGATCGCGCGAGCATGGCGTTCTCGCTGGAGGCGCGCGTCCCCTTCCTCGATCGGCGCATCGTGGATCTCGCGTCACGCCTGCCTCTCGATGCGAAGGTGACCTCGAAGGAGGGGAAGATCGTCCTCCGTCGCGCCGTGGCGGACCTGGTGCCGCCCTCGGTGCTTCGGCGGCCCAAGCGCGGCTTCGACCTTCCGCTCGCGGCGTGGCTGAGGGGGCCCCTGGCCGGGCCGGCGTCCGAGCGGTTCGCCTCCGGCGCGCTCGAGCGCGGCCTCGGCCTGAGGGAGGGAGCCGCGCGACGGCTGCTCGACGACCACCGCGCCGGTCGCGTGGATGCCGGGCTTCCCTTGTTCTCGCTCCTGTCGATCGCCATCTTTCTCGACGACCATGCGTGA